Proteins encoded within one genomic window of Bradyrhizobium sp. AZCC 1719:
- a CDS encoding acyltransferase: MNVDYLIQRLIGRATCRLQRDAVLGSRARIRNIRGDTDKIVVGQHSRILGELLTFAHGGEIKIGEWCYVGEDSRIWSAASIAIGNRVLISHSVNIFDNLTHPLRAAKRHEQIRQIFTHGHPREISLDESPVTICDDAWIGAGAMVLRGVTVGKGGVVAAGAVVTKDVPAFSIVAGNPAERIREIPPDER, translated from the coding sequence ATGAACGTCGATTACCTGATTCAGCGGCTGATCGGGCGGGCGACCTGCCGGTTGCAGCGCGACGCCGTGCTCGGCTCTCGGGCAAGGATCAGGAACATCCGGGGCGATACGGACAAGATCGTTGTCGGCCAACATAGTCGTATCCTGGGAGAGCTCTTGACGTTCGCGCACGGCGGAGAGATCAAGATTGGCGAGTGGTGTTATGTCGGAGAGGATAGCCGTATCTGGTCGGCCGCTTCCATCGCCATCGGCAATCGCGTCCTGATCTCGCACTCTGTCAATATATTCGACAACCTCACCCATCCACTTCGGGCGGCGAAACGGCACGAACAGATCAGGCAAATCTTCACCCACGGTCATCCGCGCGAAATCTCGCTCGATGAGAGCCCGGTGACGATCTGCGACGATGCCTGGATTGGCGCCGGCGCAATGGTCCTGCGCGGGGTGACGGTGGGTAAGGGCGGCGTTGTGGCAGCCGGCGCCGTCGTCACCAAGGATGTCCCGGCCTTTTCCATCGTGGCAGGAAATCCGGCGGAGCGCATCAGGGAGATTCCACCTGATGAAAGGTGA
- a CDS encoding glycosyltransferase: MRLFQNSGLYPSYLAHLNQLAAKASSFAERRRIFLDDRFGALHFLKPVLEQEPEAFFTNGDDEILQRHWAREQGLPGKPTLEAILLAQIEHHRTEVFYNLDPVRYPSAFVGKLPGCVRKTFCWRAAPSGNADLTAYGAVLGNFPSILESWRQRGCRAELFFPALDPLMDEYGHGERTIDVLFVGGYSRHHTARAKTLEQVASLAGTRRIVYRLDASRLTRLAESPIGAWLPLQKHRRPDAIARIAEPPVFGRQFYELIGSSKIVLNGAIDMAGTDRGNMRCFEAMGCGALLVSDVGGYPDAMEPGVTMETYGSAREVTEVISRCLRDWPESAEMAERGRTRVAETYSKASQWKQFGDLVAGV, from the coding sequence ATGCGCTTGTTCCAAAACAGTGGGCTCTACCCGTCCTATCTCGCGCACCTGAACCAGCTCGCGGCGAAAGCTTCGAGTTTCGCAGAGCGTCGTCGTATCTTCCTGGACGACCGCTTTGGCGCGCTGCATTTTCTGAAGCCGGTGCTCGAGCAGGAACCCGAGGCGTTCTTCACCAATGGCGACGATGAAATCCTGCAGCGTCACTGGGCGCGGGAGCAGGGACTTCCGGGCAAGCCGACGCTCGAGGCCATATTGCTTGCCCAGATCGAGCATCACCGGACCGAAGTTTTCTACAATCTTGATCCCGTGCGCTATCCCAGCGCGTTCGTCGGCAAGCTGCCCGGCTGTGTCAGGAAGACATTTTGCTGGCGTGCCGCGCCATCAGGAAACGCCGATCTGACGGCCTATGGCGCGGTGCTCGGAAACTTTCCCTCCATCCTTGAATCTTGGCGCCAGAGAGGTTGCCGGGCAGAACTGTTTTTTCCGGCACTGGACCCTTTGATGGATGAGTATGGTCACGGCGAGCGTACGATCGACGTGCTTTTTGTGGGCGGCTATTCACGACATCATACCGCGCGTGCCAAGACGCTCGAACAGGTAGCGAGCCTGGCGGGCACGCGCCGGATCGTCTATCGTCTCGACGCTTCGCGGCTGACCAGGCTCGCCGAAAGCCCCATCGGCGCCTGGCTGCCGTTGCAAAAGCACCGGCGCCCCGACGCCATCGCCAGGATTGCAGAGCCGCCAGTGTTCGGCAGGCAGTTTTACGAATTGATCGGATCATCGAAGATCGTGCTCAACGGCGCCATCGACATGGCGGGCACCGATAGGGGAAACATGCGCTGCTTCGAGGCCATGGGGTGCGGCGCACTGCTGGTATCCGACGTCGGCGGTTATCCGGACGCAATGGAACCGGGAGTGACGATGGAGACCTACGGCTCGGCGCGGGAGGTGACCGAAGTCATTTCAAGGTGCCTGCGAGATTGGCCGGAATCGGCCGAAATGGCGGAGCGGGGAAGGACCCGGGTTGCGGAGACCTACAGCAAGGCTTCGCAGTGGAAACAGTTTGGCGATCTCGTCGCCGGGGTCTAG
- a CDS encoding NAD-dependent epimerase/dehydratase family protein: MSMWVTGANGFIGRHLVRVLADRGHRVHGIGHGAIGEAERHRIGLEHWLNGEIDAANLNALAERAGLPSTIFHLAGGSSVGLSIAQPFEDFSRTVTSTARLLEWLRGAARDCRLIVASSAAVYGDGHGGAIAVDAATLPMSPYGQHKLMMEQLCRSYAITFGIRSTVARLFSVYGPNLRKQLPWDICSRLQAGERNLVLGGTGAEVRDWTDVRDVARLLSVIGGTPQAETFQVINAGSGLGTTVARVAAMLAECWGGIVSVRYSGIVRAGDPSSLLADDATVRALPFDWTISPEQGFADYVSWFKGHSR; encoded by the coding sequence ATGAGCATGTGGGTTACCGGCGCCAATGGCTTCATTGGCCGGCATCTCGTTCGAGTGCTGGCCGATCGGGGCCATCGCGTTCACGGCATCGGTCACGGCGCGATCGGGGAAGCCGAACGGCATCGCATCGGTCTCGAGCATTGGCTGAACGGCGAGATCGATGCGGCCAATCTCAACGCACTTGCGGAGCGCGCCGGACTGCCATCGACGATCTTCCATCTGGCCGGCGGATCGTCGGTCGGATTGTCGATCGCGCAGCCGTTTGAGGATTTTTCTCGCACCGTTACGAGCACGGCCAGGCTGCTGGAGTGGCTGCGCGGGGCCGCGAGGGATTGTCGCTTGATTGTCGCGTCGAGCGCGGCAGTCTATGGAGACGGTCATGGGGGAGCGATTGCGGTAGATGCCGCAACGCTTCCGATGTCGCCCTATGGGCAGCACAAGCTGATGATGGAGCAACTGTGCCGCAGCTATGCCATCACGTTTGGGATTCGCAGTACGGTGGCGCGGTTGTTCTCGGTCTACGGCCCAAACTTGCGCAAGCAATTGCCATGGGACATCTGCTCCCGCTTGCAAGCTGGTGAGCGGAACCTGGTGTTGGGAGGAACAGGTGCGGAGGTGCGGGACTGGACCGATGTTCGCGACGTCGCCCGGCTGTTGTCCGTGATCGGCGGAACGCCACAGGCGGAGACCTTTCAAGTGATCAACGCTGGCTCCGGGCTTGGAACGACGGTGGCACGGGTTGCCGCCATGCTTGCAGAATGCTGGGGCGGAATCGTATCGGTACGATATTCGGGCATTGTACGCGCCGGCGATCCGTCCAGTCTGCTGGCGGACGACGCAACGGTCCGCGCTCTGCCCTTCGACTGGACGATCTCGCCTGAACAGGGCTTTGCGGACTATGTCTCGTGGTTCAAGGGTCATAGCCGGTGA
- a CDS encoding Gfo/Idh/MocA family protein, with translation MMIRFGLLGCGRIAKRHSELLGGGYINGAKLVAVCDPIRERADAIASKFVVPADYDIDAFLARTDIDAVAVLTPSGMHPAHVIACAKAGKHAIVEKPMALRLQDADDMIRACDEAGVKLFVVKQNRFNVPVVKAREALEAGRFGRLILGTVRVRWCRDQAYYDQDAWRGTWAYDGGVLSNQASHHVDMLEWFFGDVVSVHARAATALAKIEAEDTAVATLKFRNGALGIIEATTAARPTDLEGSLSILGEKGTVEIAGFAVNQIRHWRFVEELASDRDVIEKFSVNPPNVYGFGHQAYYQHVIDCLVNQRSALVDGLEGRKSLELISALYESIETGAEVPLRFAPRLGRLGVVS, from the coding sequence ATGATGATCAGATTTGGCCTGCTCGGGTGTGGGCGCATTGCCAAGCGTCATTCCGAGTTGCTCGGAGGCGGCTATATCAACGGAGCAAAGCTCGTCGCAGTCTGCGACCCGATCCGGGAGCGGGCTGACGCGATTGCATCGAAATTCGTCGTACCGGCGGATTATGATATCGATGCCTTTCTCGCTCGAACGGATATCGACGCGGTGGCGGTGCTGACGCCGAGCGGGATGCATCCTGCACATGTCATCGCCTGTGCCAAGGCCGGAAAACACGCCATCGTCGAGAAGCCGATGGCATTGCGGCTTCAGGACGCCGACGACATGATCCGCGCCTGCGACGAGGCCGGCGTCAAGCTGTTCGTCGTCAAGCAGAATCGCTTCAACGTTCCGGTGGTGAAGGCGCGCGAGGCGCTAGAGGCCGGCCGCTTCGGCCGCCTGATACTCGGCACCGTGCGCGTCCGCTGGTGCCGCGACCAGGCCTATTACGACCAGGATGCCTGGCGTGGCACCTGGGCTTATGACGGCGGCGTGCTCTCGAATCAGGCCAGCCATCACGTCGACATGCTGGAATGGTTTTTCGGCGACGTCGTCAGCGTTCACGCCCGCGCGGCGACGGCGCTGGCAAAGATCGAGGCCGAGGACACGGCGGTCGCGACGCTGAAGTTCCGCAACGGTGCGCTCGGGATCATCGAGGCGACCACGGCCGCGCGTCCAACCGACCTCGAAGGCTCGCTTTCGATTCTCGGAGAGAAGGGAACGGTTGAAATCGCCGGCTTTGCCGTCAACCAGATCCGGCACTGGCGCTTTGTCGAGGAACTTGCCTCGGACAGAGACGTGATCGAGAAGTTTTCCGTCAATCCGCCGAACGTCTACGGCTTCGGCCATCAGGCCTATTACCAGCACGTGATCGACTGCCTGGTCAACCAGCGCTCCGCGCTGGTTGATGGTCTCGAGGGGCGCAAGAGCCTGGAACTGATTTCGGCGCTCTACGAATCAATCGAGACGGGCGCCGAGGTGCCGCTTCGCTTCGCGCCTCGGCTGGGCCGGCTCGGTGTCGTGTCGTGA
- a CDS encoding class I SAM-dependent methyltransferase — MKGEQKFTTWEEAVVWLRNQPDQRQLVLDAFYDDPLIDAAERYFTSAEWQAVSKFLENRTGKALDVGAGRGIASYALARSGFAVTALEPDPSAVVGTAAIRGLATEAGLPIEVVEEFSERLPFADGVFDVVFARAVLHHMRDLDSACREMFRVLRPGGMLIAAREHVISRESDLGAFLDQHPLHHLYGGEHAYLLDRYIGALRNAGFAAIDVLSPLKSPINLFPHTIETLRAAVVERLTDKIPVKPVWRAALASRSVFTSLLSMAERFDHRPGRLYSFVCHKAQS, encoded by the coding sequence ATGAAAGGTGAGCAGAAATTCACGACGTGGGAAGAAGCCGTGGTTTGGCTGCGCAATCAGCCGGACCAACGTCAGCTTGTGCTCGACGCGTTCTATGACGACCCTCTGATCGATGCGGCCGAGCGTTATTTTACCAGTGCCGAATGGCAGGCGGTTTCGAAGTTTTTGGAGAATCGAACCGGCAAGGCGCTCGACGTCGGCGCTGGGCGCGGAATTGCGAGCTACGCGCTGGCGCGAAGCGGATTTGCGGTCACAGCGCTCGAGCCTGATCCCAGCGCGGTGGTCGGGACGGCGGCGATCCGTGGTCTGGCGACCGAGGCTGGCCTGCCGATCGAGGTGGTCGAGGAGTTTTCCGAGCGCCTCCCGTTCGCTGACGGCGTGTTCGATGTCGTGTTCGCGCGGGCCGTGCTGCACCATATGCGCGATCTCGACAGCGCCTGCCGGGAAATGTTCCGCGTGCTTCGTCCCGGCGGAATGCTCATCGCCGCGCGCGAACACGTGATCAGCAGGGAATCCGATCTCGGGGCATTCCTCGATCAGCATCCCCTGCATCACCTCTATGGCGGCGAGCACGCGTATCTTCTCGATCGATATATCGGCGCGTTGAGGAATGCGGGATTTGCTGCGATCGACGTGCTCTCGCCACTCAAGAGCCCGATCAATCTGTTTCCCCATACAATCGAGACGCTGCGAGCGGCCGTCGTGGAAAGATTGACAGACAAGATTCCGGTCAAGCCCGTTTGGCGCGCCGCGCTCGCTTCCAGGAGCGTCTTCACCTCGCTGCTTTCGATGGCAGAGCGCTTTGACCACCGGCCCGGCCGGCTTTACTCGTTTGTCTGTCACAAGGCACAGTCATGA
- the asnB gene encoding asparagine synthase (glutamine-hydrolyzing), translating into MCGIAGIVNLRGNAVEPAEISRLTNLLAHRGPFGEGSWFSANRNLAFGHRRLAIIDPGEGGFQPMVSGDGRHVIVYNGEIYNFLELRRELEAQGAVFRSQSDTEVILAAWQAWREGMLARFNGMWALAIFDTKTEELFLARDRFGIKPLLYALTSERFVFASEQRALVRSGLINVSLDIDVARRLMLDAFGIEGSERTLCGEVRRLQGGHCMWLRQGKLEVRRWWRTVDHLPVVPNTEAEQVERFRELFQDAVALRMRSDVPIGTCLSGGFDSSAVISTMAAHEKAGMGPRDSTSWRHAFVATFPGASNDERPMAEEAAAWADVVPTFLEIGRADALTELDQILDDNDDVYIGLPSAPWLIYRELRRHNVTVSLDGHGADELMGAYLQEGQSGAFWMRNLLAGFASRSAPARRGTDLLRALMIRRQGNYFLRGGLRDVPAELPLVGADDVLPRDWGALNRRLYRMFHSTVLPTILRNFDRLSMAHGIEVRMPFMDWRLVTYAMALPESSKSSNGYTKVVARKAMANLMPESIRMGRRKVGFNSPMPEWLNGPLAGWTAGLLDQKVPAFAELVDEERLRRTVGHLTSSKQWDWESVGRIWPYLNMKWMLMRFA; encoded by the coding sequence ATGTGCGGAATTGCAGGCATCGTGAACCTCCGCGGCAACGCGGTCGAACCGGCGGAAATCTCGCGACTGACGAATCTCCTCGCGCATCGCGGACCCTTTGGCGAGGGCAGTTGGTTCAGCGCGAACCGCAATTTGGCGTTCGGCCACCGCAGGCTCGCCATCATCGATCCTGGCGAAGGAGGCTTTCAGCCGATGGTCTCCGGCGACGGCCGCCATGTGATCGTGTACAACGGCGAGATCTACAACTTCCTCGAGCTGCGGCGCGAACTCGAGGCACAGGGCGCGGTCTTTCGCAGCCAGTCGGACACGGAGGTCATTCTGGCCGCATGGCAAGCGTGGCGGGAAGGCATGCTGGCGCGCTTCAATGGAATGTGGGCGCTCGCGATCTTCGATACCAAAACCGAAGAACTGTTTCTGGCGCGCGACCGCTTCGGCATCAAGCCGCTGTTGTATGCGCTGACATCGGAGCGCTTTGTCTTTGCGTCCGAGCAGCGCGCGTTGGTGCGAAGCGGCCTGATCAACGTGTCGCTGGATATCGACGTGGCGCGACGGCTTATGCTTGATGCCTTCGGAATCGAAGGAAGCGAACGGACCCTTTGCGGGGAGGTGCGCCGCCTTCAGGGCGGACATTGCATGTGGCTGCGCCAGGGCAAATTGGAGGTCCGGCGTTGGTGGCGGACGGTGGATCACCTGCCGGTGGTCCCGAACACCGAAGCCGAACAGGTGGAACGCTTTCGCGAACTGTTCCAGGACGCGGTCGCGCTTCGGATGCGCAGCGACGTGCCGATCGGGACCTGTCTGTCGGGAGGGTTCGATTCGTCGGCTGTGATCAGCACCATGGCCGCGCACGAAAAGGCCGGCATGGGTCCGCGGGACAGCACGTCGTGGCGCCACGCCTTTGTGGCGACGTTTCCCGGCGCCTCGAATGACGAGCGGCCGATGGCCGAGGAGGCGGCGGCGTGGGCGGATGTCGTGCCGACTTTCCTTGAGATTGGGCGGGCCGACGCGCTGACCGAACTCGACCAGATCCTCGACGACAATGATGACGTCTATATCGGACTTCCAAGCGCACCCTGGCTGATTTATCGAGAACTCAGGCGTCACAACGTGACGGTGTCGCTGGATGGCCATGGCGCGGATGAGTTGATGGGGGCCTATCTTCAGGAGGGGCAATCGGGGGCGTTCTGGATGCGAAACCTGCTCGCTGGATTTGCTTCCCGTTCGGCACCGGCGCGGCGAGGCACCGATCTGTTGCGGGCGCTGATGATCCGGCGCCAGGGAAACTATTTCCTGCGCGGCGGTCTGCGCGACGTGCCGGCGGAGCTTCCGCTGGTCGGAGCAGACGACGTGCTGCCGCGCGACTGGGGCGCATTGAACCGACGGCTCTACCGGATGTTTCACAGTACCGTGCTGCCGACCATCCTGCGAAACTTCGACCGCCTGTCAATGGCTCACGGCATTGAGGTCCGCATGCCGTTCATGGACTGGCGTCTGGTTACCTATGCGATGGCGTTGCCGGAATCCAGCAAGTCATCGAATGGCTATACCAAGGTCGTTGCACGAAAGGCGATGGCTAACCTGATGCCAGAGTCCATCCGGATGGGACGCCGAAAGGTCGGATTCAATTCGCCGATGCCCGAATGGTTGAACGGACCTCTGGCCGGCTGGACCGCGGGTTTGCTCGACCAGAAGGTACCGGCGTTTGCCGAGCTGGTGGATGAGGAACGCTTGCGCCGGACCGTTGGCCATTTGACCTCCTCGAAACAGTGGGATTGGGAGTCGGTCGGCCGCATCTGGCCGTATCTGAACATGAAATGGATGCTGATGAGGTTTGCGTGA
- a CDS encoding glycosyltransferase family 4 protein, with product MAAALAWGLDREAAAEFRTHRIDAVFEAARFFGWRLPYPAVAWFPDFQHRRLPRLFPAAARWRREAGFRMQIASGRTVMLSSESSHRDFRKFYPGAKNQVCVVRFATGPSPAFLTANPAEIVAQYQLPEKYFYLPNQFYTHKNHQVVVDALAILAERGFDAVVCASGSTEDRRERGYFDEVMAGVRSRGLEKHFRHLGMIPLSHVYALLRACTGLINPSRSEGWSTTVEEAKSFGVPMILSDLDVHREQTNDTASYFATDDPATLADHIVRVSQDSEVSIIRNQVPHQNDRVAAFAADFADALRTAMQPFGR from the coding sequence TTGGCTGCGGCGCTGGCATGGGGATTGGACCGGGAGGCGGCGGCAGAATTCCGGACGCATCGCATCGACGCCGTCTTCGAAGCTGCTCGCTTCTTTGGCTGGCGACTGCCTTATCCCGCAGTAGCCTGGTTTCCCGATTTTCAGCATCGACGATTGCCGCGGCTGTTTCCGGCGGCGGCGCGGTGGCGTCGCGAAGCCGGCTTCCGAATGCAGATCGCATCCGGGCGTACCGTCATGCTGAGCAGCGAAAGCTCGCATCGCGACTTCCGGAAGTTCTATCCCGGAGCGAAGAACCAGGTCTGTGTGGTTCGTTTCGCGACCGGGCCGTCGCCGGCGTTCCTGACCGCAAATCCGGCTGAGATCGTTGCGCAGTATCAGTTGCCTGAAAAATATTTTTACCTGCCAAATCAGTTCTACACGCACAAGAATCACCAGGTGGTCGTCGATGCGCTGGCCATCCTGGCGGAGCGAGGGTTCGATGCGGTCGTGTGCGCCTCGGGCAGCACCGAAGATCGTCGCGAGCGAGGCTATTTCGATGAGGTCATGGCGGGCGTCCGAAGTCGCGGGCTCGAAAAACACTTCCGTCATCTGGGAATGATTCCGCTTTCGCATGTCTACGCATTGCTGCGGGCGTGCACCGGGCTGATCAATCCGTCGCGATCGGAGGGATGGAGCACAACCGTCGAGGAGGCGAAATCGTTTGGCGTGCCAATGATATTGTCTGATCTTGATGTCCACCGCGAACAGACCAACGATACGGCGAGCTATTTCGCGACGGATGATCCCGCGACCCTGGCCGATCACATTGTGCGAGTCTCGCAGGATTCCGAAGTTTCGATCATTCGAAATCAGGTTCCGCATCAAAACGACCGCGTGGCTGCCTTTGCGGCTGATTTTGCCGATGCGCTTCGAACTGCAATGCAGCCATTTGGAAGATAG